The Sulfurospirillum diekertiae genomic sequence CGGAAGCGATGCATGGTACAGCGTGCCTTTAGCGGTAATTTTGGGCGTTCCGATGTACTCTAACGCCGCAGGCGTCATGCCGTTGATCGAGGTTTTGACCTCTAAAGGAATGCTTCTTGGAACAGCACTGAGCTTTATGATGGCAATCACAGCCCTTAGTTTGCCTGAAGCACTTATTCTCAAACGCATTTTACATGTAAAGCTGATTGCGACTTTTTTTTGGCATCGTGGCGGTAGGTATTATGGGTATAGGGTATCTGTTTAACGCGATTTTATAAAAGGAGAAAAAATGAAAAAAGTGATGTGTATCCTGTTGGTACTTGCAGGACTCATTCAAGCGGCGGAGCTTAAAAAAGTGAGTTTTGATGAGTATCTTTCAAAATTTGATTATAAAGAGCGCGAAAATATGAAAATCAAAACGCCCGATATGTTAGCCCTTGTTGAAGAGGGGAAAGCTATTTTGTTGGACATTCGATTTCGTGAAGAATTTGAAGTATGGCATATGAATTTTGCCATAAATATTCCGTTAAATGAATTACCAAAACGCTTAGGAGAGCTTCCTAAAGATAAGCTCATCATCACAGCATGTCCACATTATGACCGCTCTAGTATGGCTAGAATTTATTTAACATTGAATGGTTACAATGCAAAATACCTGAATGATGGGCTGCTTAAAACAGCAGACTTTTTGCGTGGCGATAATGCTAAAGAATTTCTAGAAGAGTACAAAAAGAATCTAAAATAAGGGATTAAATGGGATATTTATGTTGCGCTTTATAGGTTTAATAGCAGTGTTAATAGGGATTGCTTGGGCCTGCACGTCTGATTGTACTTCTTGCCATCCAACATTAAATATTGTAAGTGATGTAAGGCATCAGCCCCTTCAAACATGCCTAGAGTGTCATCCACCAGAGAGTTTAAAAGATACTCCGATGGGCACGGGATGTGGAACCGATTGTTTTGTGTGTCATTCAACCGATAAACTAGTTGCTATGCCTCAGCATGAAGTGATTCAAGGATGTATCGAATGTCATAAAGGAATGGATAAAAAGCCTTTTACGAAAGAACCAATAACGATAACAAAAACAAAAGAAAATGAATTAAAAAATCTATTTTTAAAGGATACAAAATGAAGATTGAAGTCTTAGGAACAGGATGCTCAAAATGCCAAGCATTAACAGAAGCGACTAAAAAAGCGGTGGCTCAAAAAGGAATTTTTGCAGAGATTGTGAAAGTAGAAGACATTATGAAAATCATGGAGTACGGTGTGACATCAACACCTGCTTTGGTGGTAGATGGTAAGGTTGTAAGCAGTGGCAAAGCGCTGAGTGTTGAAGATGTGGTTGCCCTTTTGGAAGGTGGTGGATCAGATACTCCTAAACAAGGTGGATGCGGTTGCGGAGGTAAGTGCTAAGTAAGTAAAAGAGGGAAATTCCCTCTTTTACTTACTTTAAAGTCTGATTCCATCCTCCACCTAAAGCTTTAAAAAGTTCTGCTTGTGAAGAGAGAAGTGTTTGTTTAGTTGTGACATGAGTGAGAGATGCGTTTAAGAGGCTTTTTTGAGAGTCAAGCACTTCTAACCAGTTTGCAGCACCATCTTCAAAACGCGTTGTCGTAATGTAAAGCATTTTTTGATAAGACTTTATCTCATTTTCGTTAAACGAGAGTCGATTTTGAATTAGCACTTGTTTAGAGAGCGCATCATAAACCTCTTTATACGCTTTTTTTACCGTTTGCTCATAGCTGATCAACGCACTTTGTAAATCCGTTTTTGACATCTCAACTTTGGTATTGATTTTCCCAAAATCAAAAATAGGCAAAGTAAATGTAGGTCCAAAACCCCATTTAGTGGCAGTTGATTGAAAAAGGTTGCCTGAGTTTTCACTTTGTTGTCCGTAGCTTCCTGTGAGGCTAATGCTGGGGAAATAAGCAGAACGCTCCACCCCGATGAGGGCATTTTTACTTTTTAAACTCATCAGTGCTTCTTGGACATCGGGTCTATTTTCAAGC encodes the following:
- a CDS encoding rhodanese-like domain-containing protein, whose protein sequence is MKKVMCILLVLAGLIQAAELKKVSFDEYLSKFDYKERENMKIKTPDMLALVEEGKAILLDIRFREEFEVWHMNFAINIPLNELPKRLGELPKDKLIITACPHYDRSSMARIYLTLNGYNAKYLNDGLLKTADFLRGDNAKEFLEEYKKNLK
- a CDS encoding thioredoxin family protein yields the protein MKIEVLGTGCSKCQALTEATKKAVAQKGIFAEIVKVEDIMKIMEYGVTSTPALVVDGKVVSSGKALSVEDVVALLEGGGSDTPKQGGCGCGGKC